From Sphaerochaeta sp., a single genomic window includes:
- a CDS encoding MGMT family protein → MGMWPFLAGTPHGAHAVGFAMRCCHDKTVPCHRVVKGDGSLSESFDLFGGAEAQRALLRSEGVSFLPDGRVDMARCRYRG, encoded by the coding sequence ATGGGGATGTGGCCCTTCTTGGCCGGCACGCCCCACGGTGCCCACGCCGTCGGTTTCGCCATGCGTTGTTGCCATGACAAGACCGTCCCCTGCCACCGTGTGGTGAAAGGGGACGGTTCCCTTTCGGAGAGTTTCGACCTGTTTGGCGGCGCAGAAGCCCAGCGGGCATTGCTCAGATCGGAAGGGGTTTCCTTCCTACCCGATGGCAGGGTGGACATGGCTCGGTGCCGCTATCGGGGATGA
- a CDS encoding pirin family protein — protein MERKIINQVRGFRTEDGAGVSLVRVLGGSTVKSYDPILMLDSFDSTNPDDYTAGFPMHPHRGIETISYVYRGKMVHIDSLGNKDAISDGEVQWMTAGSGILHEEQVPAADRLLGVQLWLNLPKKDKMVPPAYHSIKKDAIKEFQIPGGFLRLLAGSYQGEQGHQGKYLPLDYYDIHLQANASLTLKTDHDRSVMVFSLLGNPIVAGEKVREKTAVKLSDGDELTIQSGDEPVQVLFMSSVRLNEPVVWGGPIVMNTREELNEAFDDLNRGTFLRDKMVYDQE, from the coding sequence ATGGAACGAAAAATCATCAATCAGGTACGGGGGTTCAGAACGGAAGACGGAGCGGGCGTCAGCCTGGTCCGTGTATTGGGTGGCTCGACGGTCAAGTCGTATGACCCGATCTTGATGCTGGACTCATTCGACAGCACCAATCCGGATGACTATACGGCAGGTTTCCCCATGCATCCCCACCGTGGCATCGAGACGATCAGCTACGTGTATCGCGGCAAGATGGTCCACATCGACAGCCTGGGAAACAAGGACGCCATCAGTGACGGCGAGGTGCAGTGGATGACTGCGGGATCGGGCATTCTCCACGAAGAGCAGGTACCTGCCGCCGATCGGCTTCTCGGTGTACAGCTCTGGCTGAACCTTCCCAAGAAGGACAAGATGGTCCCTCCTGCCTACCACAGCATCAAAAAGGACGCCATCAAGGAGTTCCAGATCCCCGGCGGTTTCCTCCGGCTTCTTGCCGGCTCCTACCAAGGGGAACAAGGACATCAAGGAAAGTATCTCCCGCTGGACTACTATGACATCCACCTTCAGGCGAACGCGTCCCTCACGCTGAAGACGGACCACGACCGCTCGGTGATGGTCTTCTCCCTTCTGGGGAACCCCATCGTTGCGGGAGAAAAGGTTCGTGAGAAGACGGCGGTCAAGCTCTCTGACGGCGATGAACTGACCATCCAGAGCGGTGATGAGCCGGTACAGGTGCTGTTTATGAGTTCCGTACGGCTGAATGAGCCGGTCGTCTGGGGCGGCCCGATCGTGATGAACACCCGGGAGGAACTCAACGAGGCGTTCGATGACCTGAACCGCGGGACGTTCCTCCGCGACAAGATGGTGTACGACCAGGAATGA